CCGACAGGTAATGCTGCTCTGCCAGCACCTCCGTTGGAGCCATGAACGCAGTCTGGGAACCCGTGGCCGAGGCCACCAGCGCTGCAGCGACCGCCACCACCGTCTTCCCGCTGCCGACCTCGCCCTGAAGCAAGCGGTTCATCGGCTGTGGCGAAGCCATGTCGGCTGCGATTTCGGCGATCGACCGTTGCTGCGCTCCTGTCGGGGCAAACGGAAGCGATGCCAAGAAACGATCGACGCGGTCGTCGCAATGATGCGCGATGCCGGTCGCGCGCTGCTCCAGTCGGCGCTTGCGCATGGCAAGGCCGGCAGAGAGCACGAGCAGCTCTTCGAAGGCGAGCCGGTGGCGCGCGGCGAACCGCCCGGCGTCCGTCGAAGGGAAGTGCATCTCGCGGATCGCGCGCATGCGTGGCATCAGTCCGATCCGGGCCACGATCTCCGCCGGAACCGGTTCCGGCATCTGGTCGCCGTAACGACGCAGCGCCTCGTGGACGTAGCGCCGGATCTGCGTGGGGGTAACGCCCTGCGTGGCCGGGTGGATCGGAATGATCCGCCCCACATGAACACCGCTGCCGCCCGAGGAGTCGAGCCGCTCAATGAAGGGATTCGCGATGGACAGCCGCCCCCGACCTCGCTCGACCCGTCCGGCCACCACGACCTGGGCACCGACCGCCAGCGTGCGTGCGCGGAACGGTTGATTCCACCACACGAGAGTCGCGTACCCCGTACCGTCGGAGATCGTCACCGTCAGCAAGTGCCGCTTCGACCGAACGTACCGACCCTCAATACGTACAACCTTGGCGCTCACAGTTGCGTCCTCGCCGATCTTCAGGTCCCCAATCGCTCGCTGCGAGGACAGGTCAAGGTACCGGCGTGGCACTTGCTCGAGCAGATCCCGCACGGTGTAAACCCCAAGGCCCTTGGCCAGCTTGGCTGCGGTAGCCGCGCTAAGGCCGACGATCCCCGCTCCGGCCACCGACCGATCCAACGGGCCGGGCGGCGCGGGATCCGCTCCCTCGCGCAAGTCGCTCACTCGACCGCCAGGAGGAACGCGGGGTTGGGTTGTCCGCCGTCGTGAACCTCAACCGCCACATCGGGGAACCGCTCCGACAACTTCCGCGCGACCTCGTCGCGCGTCGACTCGTCGACCTCGCAGCCGCACAACACGGTGAGCACCTCGCCGCCGCCACGCAACAACTCCTCGGCCGCACCAACGGGATCGGACGACGCGCCCGCACTTCGCGCGCGCCCCAGGGCCTCCCGCATGTCGAACAGATTCTCCTCAGCGCTGCGTCCGCCCACGTACGCGATGGCCGCCACGAGCCCCGATCCGGTGTCTCCGCAGTCCAAGACCTCTACGATCTTGACCGAGCCGTCGGTCAAGATCCGCGCCGACGCCAGCATTTCCGGGTTGTTCGGCAGCACGATGACCCATTCCCAGTCGGCGCGCCGGATCGCCTCTTGCACCAACGCGACGTCCGGAGGAACCGCGGTTGCCCCGAGACGCTCGAATAGCCGGCGCGCGCCTTCCCCATCCGCCACCGCGACCAGGGACGCCCTCGTGTCGGCGTGAGCAAGCGTCAGGCCGCGCGCGCCCGGTGCCGCGTCCGCGACCTGCTCTTCGAACGAAACGACTTCTACTTCCTGGATCTCGCCCACCGCGCCACCCAGCGCGACCGCGCGCTCGTGGTCGTTGACGTGAACATGCACGCGCCACAGCCCGTCGCCACCTACGAGCGCGACCGAGTCGCCAATGATTCCGAGCAACCGGCGAAGGGCCGGAACGCGCTCGTCGGGCGCGCGCAGCGTGTACATCACCTCGTGCGAGAACGCCAGAGACGCGCCGTCACAGGAGAAACCCGAAGTCCCGACGACCGGTTCGGACGGCCCCGGCATGTTCAGCGGCTCGGATCCGTCCCGAGCCCCAAGCGCGCGCGCCAAGGCCTCCAAGATCACCACGAGCCCCATCCCCCCAGC
This is a stretch of genomic DNA from Actinomycetota bacterium. It encodes these proteins:
- a CDS encoding OB-fold nucleic acid binding domain-containing protein produces the protein MAGAGIVGLSAATAAKLAKGLGVYTVRDLLEQVPRRYLDLSSQRAIGDLKIGEDATVSAKVVRIEGRYVRSKRHLLTVTISDGTGYATLVWWNQPFRARTLAVGAQVVVAGRVERGRGRLSIANPFIERLDSSGGSGVHVGRIIPIHPATQGVTPTQIRRYVHEALRRYGDQMPEPVPAEIVARIGLMPRMRAIREMHFPSTDAGRFAARHRLAFEELLVLSAGLAMRKRRLEQRATGIAHHCDDRVDRFLASLPFAPTGAQQRSIAEIAADMASPQPMNRLLQGEVGSGKTVVAVAAALVASATGSQTAFMAPTEVLAEQHYLS
- a CDS encoding DAK2 domain-containing protein, which produces MSPVFSASDLRQALLYALESLRSARGAIDAANVYPVPDGDTGTNLVMTFEAVARALEQTGEDPADIARAVRGGSLTGARGNSGVICAQILRGWADAVELGPADVEDLAVAFRRSSDLAYQSVLDPAEGTILTVAAAAAFAAQGAHETVAAQVDAAARAAREALGRTPEQMPLLARAGVLDAGGMGLVVILEALARALGARDGSEPLNMPGPSEPVVGTSGFSCDGASLAFSHEVMYTLRAPDERVPALRRLLGIIGDSVALVGGDGLWRVHVHVNDHERAVALGGAVGEIQEVEVVSFEEQVADAAPGARGLTLAHADTRASLVAVADGEGARRLFERLGATAVPPDVALVQEAIRRADWEWVIVLPNNPEMLASARILTDGSVKIVEVLDCGDTGSGLVAAIAYVGGRSAEENLFDMREALGRARSAGASSDPVGAAEELLRGGGEVLTVLCGCEVDESTRDEVARKLSERFPDVAVEVHDGGQPNPAFLLAVE